From the genome of Flavobacterium sediminis:
TCTGTTAACTTTACCATCACCGAACCAACTGCCTTAGCCTTAACCCAATCTTCACAAACCAACATTGCTTGTAACGGAGGGTCAACAGGAGAAGCTACTGTTAATACAGCTACTGGCGGCGCAGGGGGATATACCTATTCTTGGTTACCTTCCGGCGGAACTGGTACAACAGCTACAGGTCTTACCGCAGGTACTTACACTTGTACCGTAACGGATGCCAATGGATGTACTGATTCTGTTAACTTTACTATTACTGAACCGACTGCCTTAGCCTTGACACAGGCTTCACAGACCGATGTTGCTTGTAACGGTGGTTCGACCGGAGCTACTACTGTTAATGCAGCTACTGGTGGTGCAGGAGGATATACCTATAACTGGACTCCGGGGAACCCGACTGGGGACGGAACAACTTCAGTAACTGGACTAACTGCAGGAACATGGACTTGTACCGTAACAGATGCCAACGGATGTACTACTTCCACTAACTTTACTATTACTGAACCGACTGCATTAGCCTTGACACAGGCTTCACAGACCGATGTTGCTTGTAACGGTGGTTCGACCGGAGAAGCTACTGTTAATGCAGCTACTGGTGGTGCAGGAGGATATACCTATAACTGGACTCCGGGTAACCCAACTGGGGACGGAACAACTTCCGTAACTGGACTAACTGCAGGAACATGGACTTGTACCGTAACGGATGCCAACGGATGTACTACTTCCACTAACTTTACTATTACTGAACCAACTGCTATTGATGATACAGTAACTGAAAATTTAGGTGTTCTAACTGCTAATCAATCAGGTGCTACCTATCAATGGTACAGTTGTCCGAATACGATCTTGACCGGAGAAACCAATCAAAGTTATACACCAACAGTTGACGGAGATTACAAAGTTGAAATTACTGTCGGATCGTGTACTGTTGAGTCTATTTGTACCACAGTTCTTAGCGCTGAAGATTTTGAAAGAAACGACAATTTTGTAATGTATCCTAACCCAGCCCAACACACACTCTATATAAAAACGAAAACAGATAAAGAGTTGGTTATTATCAATCAACTGGGGCAGACCGTTAAAAAATTCAAAGCATTATCTTCTATTGAGAACACTATCAATATAAGTAATTTATCAGAAGGTATTTATCTGATAATAGACAGCAGCAATAACTCGTCGAAAGGCCAAAAGCTAATTATAAACAACTAATTCATTCAAAAAAAGAGCGATTCAAAATTGAATCGCTCTTTTTATTTTATCTCTTTTTTTCTCAACTTTTAAAAAGGAACATCTGAATCATCATCTGAACTATTCATATTACTACCAAAAGCTTCATTAGGCGATGGTAAATTTGGCGTAATAAACGGATTACTGTCATCCAAGTTCATTTTAGAAGGCAATTCATCAAAAGGAGAACTAAAATCATCCAGATTGTCAAACTTACCTAAACTTCCAACAAATTTTAAACGGATATTATCTAAACCACCATTACGGTGTTTTGCTACAATAAATTCAGCCTGTCCTTGAGTTGGTGAGCGCTCTTCATCGTCCCATTCGTCTATTTTATAATATTCCGGACGGTAAATAAATGATACAATATCGGCATCCTGTTCAATAGCTCCCGATTCCCTCAAATCCGAAAGTAAGGGCCTTTTACTTGAACCACGAGTTTCTACAGCACGCGACAACTGTGATAAGGCTATAACCGGAACATTTAATTCTTTTGCCAAAGCTTTTAGATTACGCGAAATGGTCGAAATCTCCTGCTCCCTGTTTCCTCCACCTTTACCATTACCTCCGGCCGTCATTAATTGAAGGTAATCAATAACAATCATTTTGATTCCGTATTGAGACGCTAAACGACGTGCTTTTGCTCTTAAATCAAAAATTGACAATGACGGAGTATCATCGATATATAAAGGCGCTTTTTCTAAATCCTTTACTTTGATTGATAATTGTTCCCACTCGTGTTTTTCTAATTTTCCGGTTCTCAGTTTTTCAGATGACAATCCGGTTTCAGACGAAATTAATCGAGTAATCAACTGTACCGATGACATCTCTAAAGAGAAAAAAGCAACCGGCGCCTGATAATCGATCGCCATATTACGAGCCATTGACAATGTAAAAGCGGTTTTACCCATACCCGGACGTGCTGCCACAATAATCAAATCGGATGGCTGCCAACCTGAAGTTAATTTATCCAGATCATGAAAACCTGTCGGAATTCCACTTAGACCTTCTTTATTTGATATCTCTTCAATTCGTTTTTTAGCCTGAATAACCAAACTTTGAGCAGTTTCAGAACTCCGTTTAATATTTCCCTGAGTTACTTCATACAGTTTTGATTCGGCTTTGTCTAATAAATCAAAAACATCGGTAGTTTCATCATAAGACTCCTCGATAATTTCATTTGAAATTTTAATCAAACTTCGCTGAATATATTTTTGCAAAATAATTCTTGAGTGAAATTCAATATGCGCTGAGGATGAAATTTTTTGCGTTAGCTGGATCAGATAAAAATCACCTCCAGACATCTCTAATTTCCCGTTTTTCTTCAATTGAGCTGAAACGGTTAATAAGTCAATAGGCTGGGTATCGTTAAATAGCTCAACTATAGCTTCGAAAATATATTTATGGGCATCTTTGTAAAAGGCATCTGGTTGTAAAATATCAATAACTTCGTCTACTCCTTTTTTATCAATCATCATAGCACCCAACACAGCTTCCTCTAAATCAACAGCTTGGGGGGCAATTTTCCTTTTTCTAAATTAATGACGGTAGTTTTATCTACCTTAATAGGGTTTATATTCTTGATATTTTCCATTATGCTAAGGTAACCAAAAATTAATAGCTTTATTTTCAAGTTATTAAACAACACACGTTAATAACCTGTTTATAAGTCACTTTATTTTGTTAATAAGATAAAAAAAATCCGAAACGTTAAGGCTTCGGATAATTTTCAAGCTTTTTATGGGATTATTCTTTAAATTCTCCCATATTACAGTATTTATCCATTCTTTTAGCCGTAAGTTCAGCTGTTGATAAATCTTTTAATTCTTTATATGATTTTGTAATGAACTTTTCAACGGTTTTAAAGGTAGTCTCTCTGTCATAGTGAGCTCCTCCAAGAGGTTCCGGAATAATATCGTCAATTAGTTTTTGTTTTTTCATATCCGGAGCAGTCAATTTCAACGCTTCTGCTGCTTGCTCTTTGAACTCCCAGCTTCTCCATAAAATAGACGAACATGATTCCGGTGAAATTACAGAATACCAAGTATTTTCCAACATAAATACTTTATCTCCGACTCCAATTCCCAATGCTCCTCCTGATGCTCCTTCACCTACAATTACACAGATGATCGGCACTTTAAGTCGGCACATTTCAAAGATATTTCTGGCAATTGCTTCTCCTTGCCCTCTTTCCTCTGCCTCTAATCCCGGATAGGCTCCCGGTGTATCGATAAATGTTACAACAGGTAATCCGAATTTTTCAGCCATTTTTATTAAACGTAAAGCCTTGCGGTATCCTTCCGGATTAGCCATACCAAAATTTCTGTATTGGCGTGTTTTAGTATTGAATCCTTTTTGCTGTCCGATTACCATAAAAGATTGATCTCCGATCTTTCCTAACCCGCCAACCATTGCTTTATCATCTTTTACACCTCTGTCTCCGAAAAGTTCTAAAAAACTATCTCCACAAAGTGCTTTGATGTAATCCATCGTATATGGACGACTCGGATGTCTTGATAATTGGACTCTTTGCCAAGCCGTTAAGTTTTTGTATATATTTTTTTTAGTTTCTTCCAGTTTTTTTTCAATCTGTTTACACGTATTTGAAACATCAACATCCGACTCTTGCCCTATCACCACACATTTATCCAACTGATCTTCAAGTTCTTTAATCGGTAGTTCAAAATCTAAATATTCCATAGGTTTCTAATTTGGTTAGTGTTTACCAATACAAAGATAAAATTTTCAATAATATTAATTCAAGTTATTTTTCAGTTTTTGCTTTTTCTGATAATTTTTAACGACTGCATTCAGGATCACTGTCGACAAAATAATCAATGCTCCAACATAAAAAGACGGATTCATTTTTTCTTTTTCCTGAAACACTATAACTGCTAAAATAATTCCGTAAATAGGCTCCAGATTGATTGTAAGCATCACTGTATATGGACTTAAATGTTTCATCACGGCTACAGAAGCTATAAAAGCATAGGCTGTACAAACAGATGCTAAAACAAATAGCCATCCCAAATCGGGAAGCGATAACCGGAAGAATGCTGTGGTAAAACCCGAAGTAAATAAAAGATAGATCGACAAAAAGAGAACACCTCCTGATAATTCATAAAATGAAATCGTTGCCGGATGGTATTCCTTCGCAAATTTCCCGTTTATCACAGAAAACAATGCTGATAAGAAAGCGGAAGTCAAAGCTAAAATTATCCCCAACACATAATCGCCTTCCACATTAAAAATGATATACAATCCCAGAATAACAATTAATCCGAACAACACTTCGTACCAAACTATTTTTTTTCCGTATAATAACGGTTCTAAAAATGAGGTAAAAAAAGCTCCTGTAGACAAACAGGCCAGAGTAACCGAAACATTAGAAACTTTAATCGCTTTAAAAAAGGTCAGCCAATGAAGGGCAATGACCAAACCTGCCAACACCATAAAAAAAACGGCTCGCTTGGTTAGTGCCAAAGGGATCTTCTTCCAAAAGATAAAAAGTAATATAATAGCTGTAGCTATCGCCATGCGCCACCAAACTAACGGTAAGGCTTCCAGTGAGATCAAGGCTCCCAAAACTGCTGTAAATCCCCAGATAAAAACTATTAAATGAAGATGTAAATAACTTTTGAAATTATCGTTTTGCATTGCGCAACAAGTAAAAAGCTAAAATACCAAAAACCGTATTCGGAAACCAAACCGCTATTAACGGAGAAATACTCGACTTCTCAGCCATTGTTCCAAAAACTTTGTCAAAGAAAATAAACGTAAAAGCAATACATATTCCTATGGCTAAGTTCACTCCCATACCTCCTCTTCTTTTCATGGAAGAAACAGCAACTGCAATGATCGTCAGGATAAATGCCGATACCGGCAAACTGAATTTTTTATAAAACACGACCAGATAAGTATTGATATTGGCATTTCCTTTCTTTCTTTCCTTATTAATAAAATCATTCAATTGCCCTATGGTCATCGTTTCGGCAACATAAATAACCGGCGTCAGATCATCCGGTTCAAAATTGTATTCTTTAATTTCTTTCGACGACGATTCTAACACATCGTTAAACTCACCGATAGTTCTCTTGTTGTAATTATAGAGTGTGTATGATTTTGTTTCTTCATTATACCTGATACGATTTGCATCTACTCGCTCAACCAATTGTGTCCCGTTGAATTTTTCATGTACAAAATTGAATCCGGTTTTAGACAGGTAATTATAGTTACTTACATAAATATATTCGTCTTTGTTTATCTGTCTGAAAATATCTGATGTTTCTCTCGTTTTATTACTCCCTTTTAGGTTCTCATACCTGAAATCATTGAAACCCTTACTTGCCTTAGGAACCAGAAAAAAACCCATAATCAAAGCGAAAATAGAGACTATTGTTGCCCCGATAAAATATGGTCTTAAAAATCGTTGAAAAGAGATCCCTGAACTTAATATTGCTATGATCTCTGTATTATTAGCTAACTTAGATGTAAACCAGATCACCGATAAGAAAAGGAAAATAGGAAATAGTAAATTGGCAAAATAAATGGTGAAGTCAACATAATATACTAAGATATCCCCGATCGCAATATTCTTCTCGATCATTTTATTGACCTTCTCCGAAACATCAATAACGATCCCGATAGGAATAAACATTAATAACATGACAGTAAAAGTCATGAGATAACGGCGTAGTATATAAATGTCGATTATTTTCAGCATACTTATAATCTTTGTGCCAGTTGTATTACCATTTTATCTTTCCACTCACGGAACGTACCGGCTAAGATCTGACGTCTTGCTTCACGGACTAACCACAAGTAGAATCCTAAATTATGGATTGTTGCTATCTGTTTTCCTAAATATTCATTAGCCGCAAATAAATGACGAAGATATGCTTTAGAATATTCTAAATCTACAAAGGTATGCCCCATGCTATCGATCGGACTAAAGTCAGCTTCCCATTTTTTATTTTTAATATTGATGATTCCGTTTGCCGTGAATAACATTCCGTTTCTGGCATTACGCGTGGGCATAACACAATCAAACATATCAATACCCAATGCTATATTTTCTAAGATATTCACCGGAGTTCCTACTCCCATTAGATATCTTGGTTTATCTTCCGGTAAAATTGCAGTTACTACTTCAGTCATTGCATACATTTCCTCAGCAGGTTCTCCTACAGAAAGACCTCCTATAGCATTACCTTCTGCCCCGACATTTGCTATGTATTCTGCCGATTGCTGACGTAGATCTTTATATGTACTTCCCTGAACAATAGGAAACAGGGTTTGTTCGTAACCGTATTTCGCAGGAACTTTTCCCAAATGATCTACACAACGGTCTAACCAACGGTGCGTCATGTGCATAGAACGTTTCGCATAACGGTAATCACAAGGGTATGGTGTACATTCGTCAAATGCCATAATAATATCAGCACCAATCGTACGCTGAATTTCCATTACATTTTCTGGCGAAAAGAAATGATACGATCCATCTATATGCGATTTAAACTTGACTCCTTCTTCTTTGATCTTTCTGTTAGATGACAAAGAATAGACCTGATATCCACCGGAATCCGTCAAAATATTCCGATCCCAATTCATAAATTTATGTAAGCCTCCGGCTTTCTCTAAAATATCAGTCTGTGGCCGTAGGTATAAATGATAGGTATTTCCTAAAATAATATCAGGATTAATATCGTCTTTTAATTCTCTTTGGTGAACTCCTTTTACAGAAGCAACAGTTCCCACAGGCATAAAAATAGGAGTTTCAATCACTCCGTGATCTGTAGTAACAATACCTGCTCTTGCTTTACTTTTCTCGTCTTTCTTAATTAAATCAAACTTCATAAACAAAATTTACACGGCAAATATAAAGGAAATGAACCACTTGAAAGTACTTGTCTAAAAAATTTAAAATAGATTTAGGATTTATTTTGTGGATAATTAACGGATAACTTTAATAAGTTCCTGATAAAAGGTTTGTTGGAAGCAAAATTAAAAATTATTTTTGCAGAAATTTTAATCAAAATAAATGAAACCTAACACACAACAATTGCAAGATTTAACCATTCAGGTAAGACGTGATATATTACGAATGGTTCATGCCGTTAACTCAGGGCATCCGGGAGGATCACTAGGCTGTACTGAATTCTTAGTCGTATTATATCAATATTTAATGGAACGCAAAGAAGGTTTTGATATGGACGGGATCGGAGAAGATCTTTTCTTCTTGTCAAACGGACATATTTCTCCTGTATTCTACAGCGTTTTGGCCAGAAGTGGTTATTTCTCTGTTTCTGAACTGGCAACTTTTAGAAAAATAAATTCCCGCTTACAAGGGCACCCTACAACTCACGAAGGTTTACCTGGTATCAGAATGGCTTCCGGTTCGTTAGGACAAGGAATGAGTGTGTCAATCGGAGCTGCTTTAGCTAAAAAACTAAATGGTGACAATCATTTAATTTATAGCTTACACGGTGATGGCGAATTACAGGAAGGGCAAATTTGGGAAGCTGCCATGTATGCCTCTGCAAAAAAAGTAGATAATTATATTGCAACTGTTGATTACAACGGGAAACAAATAGACGGTACTACAGAAGATGTACTTTCTTTAGGAAACTTAAAAGCTAAATTCGAGGCTTTCGGGTGGGATGTTTTAGAAGTTAAAGAAGGAAATAACATTGAAGCTATCATTGCAGGCATGACCGAAGCGAAATCAAGAACCGGAAAAGGAAAACCTGTTTGTGTGTTATTATATACAGAAATGGGCAATGGTGTAGATTTCATGATGCACACCCATGCTTGGCACGGAAAAGCTCCGAACGATGAACAATTAGAAAAAGCTTTAGCTCAAAACCCTGAAACTTTAGGAGATTATTAATTCAACACAACGCAACAATGAAAAAATACGAAAATACAGGAAATAAAGATACTCGTTCAGGTTTTGGTGCCGGTTTAACCGAATTAGGACAAAAGAACGAAAATGTAGTAGCACTTTGTGCTGATTTAATCGGTTCTCTTAAAATGGATGATTTCAAGAAAAATCATCCGGAACGTTTCTTTCAGGTAGGAATTGCTGAAGCTAATATGATCGGTATTGCTGCAGGTTTAACAATTGGTGGAAAAATTCCTTTTACCGGAACATTTGCAAACTTTTCAACAGGACGTGTTTACGATCAAATCCGTCAATCAGTAGCTTATTCTGATAAAAATGTAAAGATCTGTGCTTCACACGCCGGATTAACATTAGGAGAAGACGGCGCTACACACCAAATCTTAGAAGACATCGGTTTGATGAAAATGTTACCGGGAATGGTTGTTATCAACCCATGTGATTACAATCAAACTAAAGCAGCTACTATTGCTATTGCCGAACACCACGGTCCGGTTTATTTACGATTCGGACGTCCAAGTGTACCGAACTTCACTCCTGAAAACGGAGAGTTTGTAATTGGTAAAGCAGTAATGCTAAACGAAGGCACTGATGTAACCATTCTTGCGACAGGTCACTTAGTTTGGGAAGCTTTAGTTGCAGCTGAAAAATTAGAAGAAAAAGGCATTTCTGCCGAAGTAATTAACATCCATACTATTAAACCATTAGACGAAGAAGCAATTTTAAAATCCGTTGCTAAAACAGGTTGTGTAGTAACTGCTGAGGAGCACAATATTTTAGGAGGTTTAGGTGAAAGCGTATCTCGTACATTGATTCAAAACAATCCGGTTCCTCAGGAATTTGTAGCTGTAAACGACAGTTTCGGAGAAAGCGGAACTCCGGCTCAACTAATGGAAAAATACGGATTAAATGCCGATTCAATTATTAAAGCAGCCGAAAAAGCTATTGCCAGAAAAAAATAATTGTGATATATATACAATAAAAAAACCACGCTTAGCGTGGTTTTTTTATTTCAATTAACTTCTTATTAATGACAACTGGAATCCAAATACTTAGGCGTTCCACTTGTACAAGTCGGAAACGGCAACAACAAATCACCGTTTGCATCTACATTGATCTCATCCTTTGTTAAAAAATCATCTCCATCATCATCATAATCCAAGAAATCAGGTAATAAATCACCATCTGTATCATCATCAAAATAATCATTGTTTCCATTCAGATCTTCCATATATGAGGGAACTTTGTCTCCTTCATGATCACGCTCTTCTCTTGAATATAGTTTTATCTGAAAAGCTATAGGTGCATATTGTGATATATTAGTAGCTACATTGCTAAAATAAGCCAAACCGGAAGGAATGAATACAAGAACATTCCCATAATCATTATGAGTAATCGTTCCATCTCCGTTTTCAACTGCAGATGCTTCTGTTTTTATTACAGATAATATCTGTCTGAATCCGGATATAGAAACAGCATCTGAAGAATATATGGCCGGAAAAGTGAACCACATTCCGAAATCATTCTGATCAAATACTACATTTTTCAGATTCCAACCTTTATAGCCCACAAAAGTGGAATCCACACTGGTAGGAGTTACTCCTCCCCTTCATTTAAAACCACATAATACAATTTATAATCAACATCATCATCAATTCTTCCATCTGTATACAAAGTTTCCCGTGTATCGTTCTTTACCGTAATGTATTGTAAAGGATAATTTGTTTGGTCCCAAATTGATGTTTCACCGTTCTCGATAGAGTCCACTGTTACATTCATATCAGAATCCACAGTCATGAAACAAGCCTGCAAATATTCTTCTATCTCTACGATATTCTCGTCATACACTTTTTGTCTGTTTCGGACCGTAGTTGAACTATCATCACTCTTATTACAAGATTGTAACAGCACTATTGCCAAAACTCCTAACCAATAAATTTTTGATTTCATGCAATTAAATTTTGTGCGCAAGATACAATTTTCCTTTATTTTTGTATGTTTATTAACATTGTTTTTTGATTTTTCATGAGGATAGATAAATATTTATGGGCTATACGCTATTACAAAACAAGGAACATGGCTAGTGAAGCCATTAAAAAGGGACATGTTACGGTAAACGGACAGGTAGCCAAACCTTCCCGGGAAATTTACCCAATGGACAAAGTCTCAGTCAGAAGAGACCAGATCAACTATTTGTTGACGATATTAGATATTCCGCAAAGCCGTGTTGGGGCTAAATTGGTTGATATTTACAGAAAAGACGAAACGCCGCAGGAAGCCTTTGCACACCTAGAAATGTTAAAACTCAGTAAAGAACATTACCGCGCCAAAGGTACGGGCAGACCTACCAAAAAGGACAGAAGAGATATAGAGAATTATTCAGACGAAACCGATTTTTCAGACCATGAACTTGAATAGCGACTATTGGGAAAACCGATATTTGAATAATGATATCGGTTGGGACACCGGAGGCATAACAACTCCTTTAAAAGAATATATTGACCAGATCGACAATAAGGAACTTAAGATTTTAATCCCCGGTGCAGGAAACGGACACGAATTCAATTACCTGATTCAAAATGGTTTCCGCAATACTTTTGTTGTTGACTTAGCACCTACACCTTTAAAACGAATCAGCGACTTGCATCCGGATTATTCTCATCAAATAATACAAGGGAATTTTTTTGATCACCAAGGACAATATGATTTAATACTGGAGCAAACATTTTTTTGCGCTTTAAATCCTGACTTGCGGAAAGATTATGTTTCAAAGATGCACAGTCTATTAAACCAGAACGGAAAAATAGCCGGATTGCTTTTTCAATTCCCACTAACGGAAGATGGTCCTCCTTTCGGTGGCTCTAAGGAAGAATATCTGGATTTATTCTGCAATCATTTCATGATCAAAACATTAGAGAACGCTAATAATTCCATAAAACCAAGAGCAGGAAGAGAACTGTTTATTATCTTTGAAAAAAATAACCGCACAACATGAAAAACATCATTTTAAATCATCAGGAGATTAAAAATAAGATAACCAGAATCAGCTATCAGATTTTGGAAACTTTTATTGATGAAGAAGAAATCATCATAGCCGGAATCAGTAAAAACGGTTTTATTCTGGCTCAAAAAATTGTTGCTGAAGTTCAAAAGATCTCCGATTTAAAAGTTGTACTTTGTGAAGTTTTCATTGACAAACCAGAACCACAAAAACCTATTGAAACGTCACTGAAAAAAGAAGAATACGCTAACAAAGGAATTGTTCTGGTAGATGATGTATTAAATTCAGGAACTACTTTAATATATGGTGTGAAACACTTTTTAGATGTACCGCTTAAAAAATTCAAAACGGCTGTTTTAGTAGACCGGAATCACAAAAAATTCCCTGTTAAAGCCGATTTTAAAGGGCTTTCTTTATCTACCTCCCTTCAAGAACACGTACAAGTAGTTTTTGAAGATGAAAACGATTATGCTTATTTAAGTTAATTTTCTTAAAATCTCCGCGACAACCTCATCTGTCGGTTGACTGGCATCAATTGTATGTTTTGCCTGATGGTAATAGAAATTGCGATCAAATAAATGCTTGCGTATGTAATCTTCCAGTTCTTCAACATTCAACTGAGCTACCAGCGGGCGGTTTTCTTTTTCTTCCGTTAAACGTTTTACCAAATCCGCTATAGGCACTTTTAAATAAAAAGATGCTATTTCCGGAAGTTGCAATTTTTCATGATTATTAGCATAACAAGGTGTTCCGCCTCCTAGCGAAAGTATATAATGATCATTATTAGCCACGAAGTCATTGAAATACAGACTCTCTACCTTTCTGAAATAAATTTCAC
Proteins encoded in this window:
- a CDS encoding shikimate kinase; the protein is MEIILIGYMGSGKSTIGKILSEKTEIPFFDLDQIIEEKEKMTVKEIFQRKGEIYFRKVESLYFNDFVANNDHYILSLGGGTPCYANNHEKLQLPEIASFYLKVPIADLVKRLTEEKENRPLVAQLNVEELEDYIRKHLFDRNFYYHQAKHTIDASQPTDEVVAEILRKLT